The nucleotide window CCGACGATCCCGCCCGGGTCCCGGCCCGGCAGCAGGACCTTGGCGATGATGCCTGCGATCAGCCCGAGTACGAGCCAACTGACGATGCCCATGATGCGTTCCTCGTTCCTGCGCGGAGGGTTGGTACACAGATCAGGACGCCGGCCGGGCGGCAGGGGTTCCGCGGCGTGGCACGGGCCACGTGCGCAGGTCACGGCGGTGGACCCGGCCGGCGTCGCGCGCGAGGTCAACCGCCGTCGCGGCCCGTCCTCATCCCGGCCGGACGAACCCGCACTCGTACGCGGCGATCACCGCCTGCGTCCGGTCCCGCACCCCGAGCTTGGCCAGCACCCCCGCCACATGGGTCTTGACCGTGGCCGGGCCCACCCCCAGCCGCTCGGCGATCTCGGCGTTCGTCAGCCCCGTGGTCATCAGCCGCAGCACCGCACCCTCCCGCCCGGACAGCCGGGCCCGCAGCGTCCGCACCGCCTCGTCCGCCGCCTGCTCCCCGGCGTGCCGGGCGGCGAGCCGGCGCACCGCCGCCGGGAACAGCAGCGAGTCGCTGCGCGCCACCAGCCGTACGGCCTGGACCAGTTCCTCGGCGCCGGAACGCTTGAGGAGAAAGCCGCTGGCACCGGCCCGCAGGGCACCGTAGACGCTGGCGTCGTTCTCGAAGGTCGTCACCACGATGATGCGCGGCGGTGCGGACATCGAGGCGAGCACCTGCTCGGTCGCCCGGATCCCGTCGATCTCCGGCATCCGGACGTCCATCAGCACGAGATCCGGGCGCAGTTCCCGGATCAGCGGCACCGCCTCGGCGCCGGTCGCCGCCTCGCCGACGACCTCCATGCCGTCCTCGGCGCCCAGGATCGCGCGCAGAGCGCCGCGCACCAGCCGTTCGTCGTCGGCGAGGACGATGCGCAGCGGGCGGGCTGCCTCCGCGTCACCGGCCGGCCGTCCGTCGTTCCGTACGGTGGCCATTCCCTCGTCCCCCTTTTCCGGCGGTGCGCCTCTTTGTGCCTTTGTGCCCCTCTGCACCCCTTTAACCCCCTCTGCTCCCCTCTGCGCCTCTCTGCTCTCCTCTACTGTTCTTTACTCGCCTTTACTCCTCATGTCTCCGCTCCCGCCCCCGTGCCCGCCAGTGGCAGCCGGGCCGCCAGGCGCCAGACGCCGTCCTCGGCGGCGGCGCTCGCCCCGCCACCGAGCAGCCGGGCGCGCTCGGTGATGCCCCGCAGCCCGCGGCCGCCGCCCGCGCGGGCCTTCGGGGCGGCGCGGGCGGCCGGCGGCCCGGCCACCGCCCCGGGCAGCGGATTCTCCATCCGTATCCTCACCTGCGCGTCCGCCACCCGTACGGACAGCCGGACCGGCACCGGCCCGGCATGCCGCAGGGCGTTGCTGAGTCCTTCCTGCACGATCCGATAGGCCTCCCGCGAGACCACCGGCGGCAGCCCCGTACATCCCCTCTCGACCGTCGCCTCGACCGGTACGCCGCCCGCCCGGGTCCGGTCGAGCAGCGCCTCCAGGCCGTCCAGGGTGGGCGCGGGCGCGGCCGGGTCACTGCCGTCCTCCGCGCGCAACAGGCCCAGTACGGCGTCCAGTTCGGCGACCGCCGTGCGGGAGGTCTCCTCGATGGCGGCCAGCGCCCGGCGGGCGAACTCCGGGTCCGCGTCCAGGACCCGGCGGGCCGCGCCCGCCTGGAGGGTGACCGCGCTCAGCGCGTGCCCGACCGCGTCGTGCAGTTCGCGGGCCAGCCGGTTGCGGGACGCCAGATCGGCGGCCCGGCGCTCGGCGGCGGCCAGCCGGTCGGCGGGCGTGGGCCCCAGCAGCACCGGGGCGCAGCGCGCCAGCAGGGTCCCGGCTCCCCAGGCGGCGCCGGCCACCAGCGCCAGCAGCGCCAGTCCCGTGAGCGGCCCCAGCACCCCGTGAAAGGCGTCCGGCCAGCGCGGTTCGGTGTGCTGCAAGGAGGGGGAGAACGGCAGGACCAGCAGCAGGACGGCGGCCGGCGGCGCGGCCAGCGACACCCCGCTGACGATCACTCCGGCCAGCAGATGCGTCACGAACCACAGCGCGGTGCGCCGCCGGGCCGCCCATGAGAGAGCCGGCCCCTCGGCCAACAGCTCCGCGGGCACCCCGCACAGCGACCGGACGGCGTGCACCTCCAGCGGCCGCGCCAGCGGGAAGAGCAGCGCGGCCAGGGCGGCCAGCGGCAGTGCACAGCCGAGGTCGAGGAACTGCCGGCCGGCGGAGCCCAGCGGGCCCTTGTCCTCGTCGAACGGCGGGAGGAAGACGGAGACCAGCAGGAAGAACGGCATCAACAGCGCGCCGCCCAGCACCAGATGGACCCAGCGCCGCCCGGTCATCCGCACCGCGGAAGGGCCCCGCAGGCGGCGAAGGGCATCCCGGCCGGTCGAAAGGCTCATGGCCGCCAGCCTTCCGGCAGCCGGACCGGTACGCGTCGGCCCCGGCGACGATCCGCCTCCGCCGCACGGGGGAGGGCCGCCCGGCGGGGACGGCTCACCGCTGCCGGGCGGCCGGCGTCAGTCGGTCGCGGGCGCCGCACAGGGCGTCTTTGATCAGCTGCTCATGGGCCGGGGTCAGCCGGGCCACCGGCACCGAGCAGCTGAGCGCGTCCCGGGCGGGTGCCCGGTAGGGGAGCGCGACACCGAAGCAGCGCAGGCCCAGGGTGTTCTCCTCGCGGTCGACCGCGTATCCCCGCGCGCGCACCGTGTGCAGCTCCGCGAGCAGCTGCTCGCGGTCGGTGAGCGTGTGCTCGGTCAGCCGGGGGAGGACCGGCGGCAGCAACGACCGCAGCTGGTCGTCAGTGTGCGTGGCGAGCAGCGCCTTGCCCAGCGCGGTGGAGTGCGCGGGCAGCCGCCGGCCGACGCGCGTGAAGGGGCGCAGGTGGTGCGGCGAGGGGCGGGTGGCGAGAGTGACGACGTGGGTGCCGTCGAGGCGGGCGAGGTGGAGGGTCTCGGCGGTGTCCTCGGCGAGCCGGTCCAGCGCCGGCCGCGCCGCGGCCACCACCTCGTCGCCGTCGACGCAGGACGTGCCGACCAGCAGCGCACGGACGCCGATGCCGTAGCGGGTGCCGGTCGCATCGGTCTCGATCCAGCCCAGGTCGACGAGGGTGCGCAGCAGCATGAAGAGGCTGGACTTCGGATAGCCGACGGCTTCCTGGACGGACGTCAGACTGTGCAGTCCGGGGCGTCCCGCGAAGTATTCGAGCAACTTCACCGTCCGCACCGCGGATTTGACCTGCGATCCACCGGTATCGGCAGCTGACATCGCCCTTGACCCCCCTGTTCCGGCCGCCATAGAGTCCCAGTTGTTCATGATCTGGGACGCTGTTCAGCATAGCGAACGCGGTCCGGTGTGCTGCGCGAAAGCGGAACGTCTTGAACGACTCGGCACGGCATCGCCCGGGAGGAATGCACGGTGGCAGCAGCAGCTCCAGTCTGGAGTGTCGATCCCCGTACCGGGAAGCAGCGGGAACAGGTGGCGGTGGAGGCCACGGCCGACGAGGTGGACACCGTCGTCCGCGCGGCGCACACCGCCCGCGGCGCGCTCGCCGACCGCGCCGTACGCACCGCCCTGCTGCGCCGTGCCGCGGAGCTGCTCGACGACGCGGGCGAGGCGGTCATCGAGGCCGCCGACGCCGAGACCGCGCTCGGCCCCGGCCGGCTCACCGGCGAACTCGCCCGCACCACCTACCAGTTGCGGGCCTTCGCGGACCTCGTGCAGGAGGGCGCGTTCCTCGACGTACGGATCGACCACGCCGACCCCGCGCTCGCCCCGCCCCGGCCCGATCTGCGCCGCTACAAGATCCCGCTGGGCCCGGTCGCGGTCTACTCCGCCAGCAACTTCCCGCTCGCCTTCTCGGTACCGGGCGGCGACACCGCCAGCGCCCTGGCGGCCGGCTGCCCGGTCGTCGTCAAGGCCCACCCGGACCATCCGGCCACCTCTGAGCTGTGCGCCGCGCTGCTGCGCCGGGCCGCCGCCGAGGCCGGCCTGCCCGAGGGCGTGCTGCACCTGGTGCACGGCTTCCAGGCCGGTATCGACCTGGTGCGCCACCCGCTGATCACCGCGGCCGGCTTCACCGGCTCGGTCCGCGGCGGCCGCGCCCTGTACGACGCGGCCGCCGCCCGTCCGCACCCCATCCCCTTCCACGGCGAGCTCGGCAGCCTCAACCCCGTGGTGATCACCGAGGCCGCGGCCGGGGAACGCGCCGAGGAGATCGGCGCCGGGCTGGCCGGCTCGATGACGCTCGGCGTCGGCCAGTTCTGCGTCAAGCCCGGCCTGGTCCTGGCGCCCGCGGGGCAGGCGGGCGAGCGGCTGGTGACCGCGCTGACCGCCGCGGTCAGCAACAGTGAGGCCGGGGTGCTGCTCGACCACCGGATGCGCCAGGCGTTCCTCGACGGGATCGGCAGCCGCGCCGGGCTCGCGGGCGTCGAGGCCCCGGTGACCCCGGGCGCCGGCGGTGAGCACACCGTCAGCGCCGGCTTCCTCACCGTCCCCGCCGCCCGCCTCACCACCGAGGGGCCCCACGACCTCCTCCTGGAGGAGTGCTTCGGCCCGGTCACCGTCGTCGCCCGCTACACCGACGAGGCCGAGATCGCCGCCGTCCTCGCCCGGCTCCCCGGCAACCTCTCCGCCACGCTCCACCTCGGCGACGCGGAGAGCGCCGGCACCGACGGGACGGGGCGCGGCGCCCGGCTGCTGGCCGCGGTCACCCCGCTCGCCGGCCGGGTGGTCGTCAACGGCTGGCCCACCGGGGTCGCGGTCGCCCCCGCCCAGCACCACGGCGGCCCCTACCCGGCCACCACCTCCACCGCCACCTCCGTCGGCGGCACCGCCGTGGAACGCTGGCTGCGACCGGTCGCCTACCAGGACACCCCGCCCGCCCTGCTGCCGCCCGAGCTGCGCGAGGACAACCCGCTCGGCCTCCCGCGCCGGATCAACGGCCGCGCGGAGGGCGTCTAGCCGGCCGCCGCCGGCTCCTTGCGGGCGACGAGCTGCAGGCGCTCGGCCGTCCGCCCGTCCAGGGTGCCCACCGACCCCCGCCGCTCCGCCAGCAGCGAGAAGCCCGCC belongs to Streptomyces sp. NBC_01454 and includes:
- a CDS encoding response regulator transcription factor; translation: MATVRNDGRPAGDAEAARPLRIVLADDERLVRGALRAILGAEDGMEVVGEAATGAEAVPLIRELRPDLVLMDVRMPEIDGIRATEQVLASMSAPPRIIVVTTFENDASVYGALRAGASGFLLKRSGAEELVQAVRLVARSDSLLFPAAVRRLAARHAGEQAADEAVRTLRARLSGREGAVLRLMTTGLTNAEIAERLGVGPATVKTHVAGVLAKLGVRDRTQAVIAAYECGFVRPG
- a CDS encoding sensor histidine kinase encodes the protein MTGRRWVHLVLGGALLMPFFLLVSVFLPPFDEDKGPLGSAGRQFLDLGCALPLAALAALLFPLARPLEVHAVRSLCGVPAELLAEGPALSWAARRRTALWFVTHLLAGVIVSGVSLAAPPAAVLLLVLPFSPSLQHTEPRWPDAFHGVLGPLTGLALLALVAGAAWGAGTLLARCAPVLLGPTPADRLAAAERRAADLASRNRLARELHDAVGHALSAVTLQAGAARRVLDADPEFARRALAAIEETSRTAVAELDAVLGLLRAEDGSDPAAPAPTLDGLEALLDRTRAGGVPVEATVERGCTGLPPVVSREAYRIVQEGLSNALRHAGPVPVRLSVRVADAQVRIRMENPLPGAVAGPPAARAAPKARAGGGRGLRGITERARLLGGGASAAAEDGVWRLAARLPLAGTGAGAET
- a CDS encoding IclR family transcriptional regulator, with protein sequence MSAADTGGSQVKSAVRTVKLLEYFAGRPGLHSLTSVQEAVGYPKSSLFMLLRTLVDLGWIETDATGTRYGIGVRALLVGTSCVDGDEVVAAARPALDRLAEDTAETLHLARLDGTHVVTLATRPSPHHLRPFTRVGRRLPAHSTALGKALLATHTDDQLRSLLPPVLPRLTEHTLTDREQLLAELHTVRARGYAVDREENTLGLRCFGVALPYRAPARDALSCSVPVARLTPAHEQLIKDALCGARDRLTPAARQR
- a CDS encoding aldehyde dehydrogenase (NADP(+)), encoding MAAAAPVWSVDPRTGKQREQVAVEATADEVDTVVRAAHTARGALADRAVRTALLRRAAELLDDAGEAVIEAADAETALGPGRLTGELARTTYQLRAFADLVQEGAFLDVRIDHADPALAPPRPDLRRYKIPLGPVAVYSASNFPLAFSVPGGDTASALAAGCPVVVKAHPDHPATSELCAALLRRAAAEAGLPEGVLHLVHGFQAGIDLVRHPLITAAGFTGSVRGGRALYDAAAARPHPIPFHGELGSLNPVVITEAAAGERAEEIGAGLAGSMTLGVGQFCVKPGLVLAPAGQAGERLVTALTAAVSNSEAGVLLDHRMRQAFLDGIGSRAGLAGVEAPVTPGAGGEHTVSAGFLTVPAARLTTEGPHDLLLEECFGPVTVVARYTDEAEIAAVLARLPGNLSATLHLGDAESAGTDGTGRGARLLAAVTPLAGRVVVNGWPTGVAVAPAQHHGGPYPATTSTATSVGGTAVERWLRPVAYQDTPPALLPPELREDNPLGLPRRINGRAEGV